The following coding sequences lie in one Lepidochelys kempii isolate rLepKem1 chromosome 18, rLepKem1.hap2, whole genome shotgun sequence genomic window:
- the SLC2A1 gene encoding solute carrier family 2, facilitated glucose transporter member 1 isoform X2, translating into MESGSKMTARLMLAVGGAVLGSLQFGYNTGVINAPQKVIEEFYNQTWLTRYEEPITTGTLTTLWSLSVAIFSVGGMIGSFSVGLFVNRFGRRNSMLMSNSLAFLAAILMGFSKVAYSFEMLILGRFVVGLYSGLTTGFVPMYVGEVSPTALRGALGTFHQLGIVVGILIAQVFGMDLIMGNESLWPLLLGFTFVPSLLQCIILPFAPESPRFLLINRNEENKAKSVLKKLRGTTDVSSDLQEMKEESRQMMREKKVTILELFRSPLYQQPILIAIVLQLSQQLSGINAVFYYSTSIFEKSGVEQPVYATIGSGVVNTAFTVVSLFVVERAGRRTLHLIGLAGMAGCAVLMTIALVLLDQMAWMSYISIIAIFGFVAFFEIGPGPIPWFIVAELFSQGPRPAAFAVAGLSNWTSNFIVGMGFQYVEQLCGPYVFIIFTVLLILFFIFTYFKVPETRGRTFDEIASGFRQGGASQSDKTPDEFHSLGADSQV; encoded by the exons ATGACAGCCCGCTTGATGCTGGCGGTGGGAGGAGCAGTGCTGGGCTCCCTGCAGTTTGGCTATAACACTGGAGTCATCAACGCCCCTCAGAAG GTGATTGAAGAGTTCTACAACCAGACGTGGCTAACTCGCTATGAGGAACCGATCACCACTGGCACCCTTACCACCCTGTGGTCACTCTCTGTTGCCATATTCTCTGTTGGGGGAATGATTGGATCTTTCTCCGTTGGGCTGTTCGTCAATCGCTTTGGCCG ACGTAACTCCATGCTGATGTCAAACAGTCTCGCCTTCCTGGCGGCCATCCTGATGGGGTTCTCCAAGGTGGCTTATTCCTTCGAGATGCTGATCCTGGGCCGCTTCGTCGTTGGGTTGTATTCTGGCCTCACCACTGGCTTCGTGCCCATGTATGTGGGTGAGGTGTCTCCGACAGCACTGAGAGGGGCTCTTGGAACATTCCACCAGCTTGGCATAGTCGTGGGCATCCTCATCGCACAG GTGTTTGGGATGGACTTAATCATGGGGAACGAGTCGCTCTGGCCCCTCCTGCTGGGCTTCACCTTTgtcccttccttgctgcaatgtaTCATCCTGCCCTTCGCCCCCGAGAGCCCCCGGTTCCTCCTTATCAATCGCAATGAGGAGAACAAAGCCAAGAGTG tCCTGAAGAAGCTCAGAGGGACGACAGACGTCAGCAGCGACCTGCAGGAGATGAAGGAAGAGAGCCGGCAGATGATGAGGGAGAAGAAGGTCACAATACTGGAGCTCTTCCGCTCCCCTTTGTATCAACAGCCGATCCTCATTGCCATTGTGTTGCAGCTGTCTCAGCAGCTCTCGGGGATCAATGCG GTCTTCTACTATTCTACCAGCATCTTTGAAAAGTCAGGTGTGGAGCAGCCAGTCTATGCCACCATCGGCTCCGGGGTGGTGAACACTGCTTTCACGGTTGTCTCG CTCTTTGTGGTGGAGCGAGCCGGGCGCAGGACGCTGCACCTCATCGGCCTGGCTGGGATGGCAGGCTGTGCAGTACTCATGACCATTGCCCTGGTGCTGCTG GACCAAATGGCCTGGATGTCCTACATCAGCATCATTGCCATCTTTGGGTTTGTGGCTTTCTTTGAGATTGGCCCAGGCCCCATCCCTTGGTTTATCGTGGCAGAATTGTTCAGCCAAGGCCCTCGCCCTGCTGCTTTCGCCGTTGCCGGCTTGTCCAACTGGACCTCCAACTTCATTGTGGGCATGGGCTTCCAGTATGTGGAG CAACTCTGCGGCCCATACGTCTTCATCATCTTCACGGTGCTGCTGATCCTCTTCTTCATCTTCACCTACTTCAAGGTGCCCGAGACAAGGGGCCGGACCTTTGACGAGATCGCCTCCGGGTTCCGCCAGGGCGGCGCCAGCCAGAGTGACAAGACGCCTGACGAGTTCCACAGCTTGGGAGCAGACTCTCAGGTCTAA
- the SLC2A1 gene encoding solute carrier family 2, facilitated glucose transporter member 1 isoform X1 — protein sequence MVQVRSQVGDLDRGLPPQSYIGERSISQPDRMFLLKQMTARLMLAVGGAVLGSLQFGYNTGVINAPQKVIEEFYNQTWLTRYEEPITTGTLTTLWSLSVAIFSVGGMIGSFSVGLFVNRFGRRNSMLMSNSLAFLAAILMGFSKVAYSFEMLILGRFVVGLYSGLTTGFVPMYVGEVSPTALRGALGTFHQLGIVVGILIAQVFGMDLIMGNESLWPLLLGFTFVPSLLQCIILPFAPESPRFLLINRNEENKAKSVLKKLRGTTDVSSDLQEMKEESRQMMREKKVTILELFRSPLYQQPILIAIVLQLSQQLSGINAVFYYSTSIFEKSGVEQPVYATIGSGVVNTAFTVVSLFVVERAGRRTLHLIGLAGMAGCAVLMTIALVLLDQMAWMSYISIIAIFGFVAFFEIGPGPIPWFIVAELFSQGPRPAAFAVAGLSNWTSNFIVGMGFQYVEQLCGPYVFIIFTVLLILFFIFTYFKVPETRGRTFDEIASGFRQGGASQSDKTPDEFHSLGADSQV from the exons ATGGTTCAGGTCAGGAGCCAGGTGGGTGACCTGGACCGGGGGCTGCCCCCACAGTCCTACATTGGAGAGAGGAGCATTTCCCAACCTGACCGCATGTTTCTCTTGAAGCAGATGACAGCCCGCTTGATGCTGGCGGTGGGAGGAGCAGTGCTGGGCTCCCTGCAGTTTGGCTATAACACTGGAGTCATCAACGCCCCTCAGAAG GTGATTGAAGAGTTCTACAACCAGACGTGGCTAACTCGCTATGAGGAACCGATCACCACTGGCACCCTTACCACCCTGTGGTCACTCTCTGTTGCCATATTCTCTGTTGGGGGAATGATTGGATCTTTCTCCGTTGGGCTGTTCGTCAATCGCTTTGGCCG ACGTAACTCCATGCTGATGTCAAACAGTCTCGCCTTCCTGGCGGCCATCCTGATGGGGTTCTCCAAGGTGGCTTATTCCTTCGAGATGCTGATCCTGGGCCGCTTCGTCGTTGGGTTGTATTCTGGCCTCACCACTGGCTTCGTGCCCATGTATGTGGGTGAGGTGTCTCCGACAGCACTGAGAGGGGCTCTTGGAACATTCCACCAGCTTGGCATAGTCGTGGGCATCCTCATCGCACAG GTGTTTGGGATGGACTTAATCATGGGGAACGAGTCGCTCTGGCCCCTCCTGCTGGGCTTCACCTTTgtcccttccttgctgcaatgtaTCATCCTGCCCTTCGCCCCCGAGAGCCCCCGGTTCCTCCTTATCAATCGCAATGAGGAGAACAAAGCCAAGAGTG tCCTGAAGAAGCTCAGAGGGACGACAGACGTCAGCAGCGACCTGCAGGAGATGAAGGAAGAGAGCCGGCAGATGATGAGGGAGAAGAAGGTCACAATACTGGAGCTCTTCCGCTCCCCTTTGTATCAACAGCCGATCCTCATTGCCATTGTGTTGCAGCTGTCTCAGCAGCTCTCGGGGATCAATGCG GTCTTCTACTATTCTACCAGCATCTTTGAAAAGTCAGGTGTGGAGCAGCCAGTCTATGCCACCATCGGCTCCGGGGTGGTGAACACTGCTTTCACGGTTGTCTCG CTCTTTGTGGTGGAGCGAGCCGGGCGCAGGACGCTGCACCTCATCGGCCTGGCTGGGATGGCAGGCTGTGCAGTACTCATGACCATTGCCCTGGTGCTGCTG GACCAAATGGCCTGGATGTCCTACATCAGCATCATTGCCATCTTTGGGTTTGTGGCTTTCTTTGAGATTGGCCCAGGCCCCATCCCTTGGTTTATCGTGGCAGAATTGTTCAGCCAAGGCCCTCGCCCTGCTGCTTTCGCCGTTGCCGGCTTGTCCAACTGGACCTCCAACTTCATTGTGGGCATGGGCTTCCAGTATGTGGAG CAACTCTGCGGCCCATACGTCTTCATCATCTTCACGGTGCTGCTGATCCTCTTCTTCATCTTCACCTACTTCAAGGTGCCCGAGACAAGGGGCCGGACCTTTGACGAGATCGCCTCCGGGTTCCGCCAGGGCGGCGCCAGCCAGAGTGACAAGACGCCTGACGAGTTCCACAGCTTGGGAGCAGACTCTCAGGTCTAA